A window of the Carassius gibelio isolate Cgi1373 ecotype wild population from Czech Republic chromosome B16, carGib1.2-hapl.c, whole genome shotgun sequence genome harbors these coding sequences:
- the LOC127974653 gene encoding synapse differentiation-inducing gene protein 1-like, giving the protein MQPQEDWNTSEKSKLLQPGPPPYQDDLRQPPPGNFQSTSGYQAQQYGASGPHGQGPYPGQAAVTVQPAVYVTRLVYPMPDYLGYSIFTMLCCCLPLGIAALVFSINTRNANMSGQQQLAEQNSRMAFTLNNTALGIGIVILVLYVTLIIVNTKHHSNP; this is encoded by the exons ATGCAGCCGCAAGAAGACTGGAATACATCAGAAAAATCCAAGCTGTTGCAGCCTGGGCCACCACCATACCAGGACGATCTTAGACAGCCTCCTCCAGGGAACTTCCAGAGCACTTCTGGCTATCAAGCGCAGCAATATGGAGCTTCAGGGCCACACGGCCAAGGACCGTATCCAGGACAAGCTGCTGTCACTGTGCAACCTGCAGTTTATGTGACTCGACTGGTGTATCCAATGCCAGATTACCTGGGCTACTCCATCTTCACCATGCTGTGCTGCTGCTTACCTCTGGGCATTGCTGCACTGGTTTTCTCTATCAAT ACTCGGAATGCTAACATGTCTGGACAACAACAGTTAGCAGAACAAAACTCCAGAATGGCGTTCACTCTTAACAATACTGCTCTTGGTATTGGCATTGTCATCTTGGTGTTGTATGTCACTCTCATCATTGTCAACACTAAACACCATTCAAATCCATAA
- the fxyd3 gene encoding phospholemman: MMKTLALVFLTLLSLVLAEGQQKTEEDPFSFDYHRLRVGGLILAAVLCLIGITILLSGHCRCKFNQDKRRRTGSNAQAMLNDTARASEC, encoded by the exons ATGATGAAGACTTTGGCACTAGTTTTCTTGACAC TTTTGTCCCTTGTGTTGGCAGAAGGTCAGCAGAAAA CAGAGGAGGACCCCTTCTCTTTTG ATTATCACAGACTTCGGGTCGGAGGTCTGATCTTGGCAGCAGTTCTCTGTCTAATTGGCATCACTATTCTTCTAA GTGGACACTGCAGATGCAAATTCAACCAAGACAAGAG GAGGAGGACAGGAAGTAACGCTCAAGCGATGCTCAATGACACAG CAAGGGCCAGTGAATGCTAA
- the LOC127974658 gene encoding FXYD domain-containing ion transport regulator 11-like: MSQLRELVLLTVFLALLGHAEANPFVYNYEALRIGGLICTALLVAGGVGVLCWGQCKPKRKNDEDASKI; encoded by the exons ATGAGCCAGCTCAGAGAACTAGTTCTTCTTACAG TCTTCTTGGCACTTCTCGGTCATGCTGAAGCAA ATCCTTTCGTTTACA ACTATGAGGCGCTGAGGATCGGGGGATTGATCTGCACAGCCCTGCTTGTAGCCGGAGGGGTTGGAGTTCTGTGTT GGGGGCAGTGCAAACCAAAAAGAAA GAATGATGAAGACGCAAGCAAAATCTAA